Proteins from one Dysgonomonas sp. HDW5A genomic window:
- a CDS encoding nucleotide sugar dehydrogenase codes for MDKAKIGIIGLGYVGLPLARLFATKYPVVGFDVNKSRVDQLMSGYDCTLEVEESVLRSVLKNESDDTNGLYCSSDLDDIKDCNYYIVTVPTPVDKNNRPDLTPLYRASETIGKVVGKDDIVIYESTVYPGATEDDCIPVVEKISGLKFNVDFFAGYSPERINPGDKEHTVEKIKKVTSGSTPQIGEKVNALYSSVITAGTHLAPSIKVAEAAKVIENSQRDINIAFVNELKKIFDRMDIDTTAVLEAAATKWNFLKFNPGLVGGHCIGVDPYYLAQKAQEYGYHPEIILSGRRMNDSMGEYVASEVVKKMIRSGIQVKGADILVLGITFKENCPDVRNTRVVDVIRELKEYDTNVVIYDPWANPEEVYHEYGLDIETKLPTAKFDAVVLAVTHKEFEGLDFSASIKDKGVCYSLKKS; via the coding sequence ATGGATAAAGCTAAAATAGGAATTATAGGTCTTGGCTACGTAGGACTACCACTAGCCCGATTATTTGCAACTAAATATCCTGTAGTCGGTTTTGATGTAAACAAGTCTCGGGTTGATCAACTGATGAGTGGATATGATTGTACATTGGAGGTGGAAGAGTCGGTTCTTCGATCTGTATTAAAGAACGAAAGTGATGATACGAACGGATTATATTGTTCATCCGACCTTGATGATATTAAAGATTGTAACTATTATATTGTTACTGTACCCACTCCTGTAGATAAAAATAATCGTCCAGACCTTACTCCTCTTTATAGAGCGAGTGAGACTATAGGTAAGGTGGTTGGCAAAGATGATATTGTCATTTACGAATCTACGGTATATCCGGGAGCTACGGAAGATGACTGTATACCGGTTGTAGAAAAAATATCGGGACTCAAATTTAATGTAGATTTCTTTGCCGGATATTCTCCTGAAAGAATAAATCCGGGAGATAAAGAACATACAGTCGAAAAAATTAAGAAAGTAACCTCAGGATCGACTCCTCAAATAGGAGAAAAAGTCAATGCCTTATATTCCTCAGTTATAACTGCCGGTACACATTTAGCGCCCTCCATAAAAGTCGCCGAAGCTGCTAAAGTAATTGAGAATTCGCAACGAGATATTAATATTGCTTTTGTAAACGAACTGAAGAAGATATTCGATCGCATGGATATTGACACTACTGCGGTTCTTGAGGCTGCTGCCACCAAATGGAATTTTTTAAAATTCAACCCGGGGTTAGTGGGAGGTCATTGTATAGGTGTAGACCCTTATTATTTAGCACAAAAAGCTCAAGAATACGGTTATCACCCCGAAATAATTCTTTCGGGCAGACGTATGAATGACAGTATGGGCGAATATGTTGCCAGCGAGGTGGTGAAAAAAATGATAAGATCAGGTATTCAAGTTAAAGGGGCTGATATTCTGGTGTTGGGCATAACCTTCAAGGAGAACTGTCCCGATGTTAGGAATACCAGGGTGGTAGATGTTATTCGTGAGTTGAAGGAATATGATACTAATGTTGTAATATATGATCCGTGGGCAAATCCGGAGGAGGTTTATCACGAGTATGGATTGGATATTGAAACTAAACTTCCGACAGCAAAATTCGATGCAGTTGTTCTAGCTGTTACACATAAGGAGTTTGAGGGTTTAGACTTTTCTGCTTCAATCAAAGATAAGGGAGTATGCTATAGCTTAAAGAAAAGCTAA
- a CDS encoding SDR family oxidoreductase translates to MEKLMDIKLNNSTILVTGGAGFIGSNLCEELLKQDCKVVCLDNFSTGKIENILHLFDNKNFKLIVGDIRKIEDCQKVTKGVDYVLHEAALGSVPRSIADPITSNDVNVSGFLNMLVAAREANVKRFIYAASSSTYGDSKSLPKVEDVIGKPLSPYAITKYVNELYADVFSRTYGMECIGLRYFNVFGRRQDPNGAYAAVIPLFVKKLIDHESPVINGDGEYSRDFTYIKNVVQMNLLALSVSDKSALNTVYNTAYGERTTLNQLVGYLKEYLSQYDSQIANIEVIYGDNRSGDIPHSLASIEKAESLLGYHPQYSMKQGLKEAVQWYWENLK, encoded by the coding sequence ATGGAAAAGCTTATGGATATCAAATTAAATAATTCGACGATACTAGTTACGGGGGGAGCCGGATTTATAGGTTCTAATCTATGTGAAGAGTTACTAAAACAGGATTGTAAAGTAGTTTGCTTAGATAATTTTTCTACCGGTAAAATAGAGAACATACTTCATTTATTTGATAATAAAAACTTCAAGTTAATTGTCGGAGATATTCGCAAAATAGAAGATTGTCAGAAAGTTACAAAAGGAGTTGATTACGTTTTACATGAAGCCGCTTTAGGATCAGTACCCCGTTCGATTGCCGATCCTATAACGAGCAACGATGTTAATGTATCAGGTTTCCTGAATATGCTTGTTGCAGCAAGAGAAGCCAATGTAAAGCGGTTTATTTATGCAGCCAGTTCTTCTACTTATGGTGATTCCAAGTCATTACCCAAAGTGGAAGATGTTATTGGAAAACCATTGTCGCCATACGCAATAACCAAATATGTGAATGAATTATATGCAGATGTATTTTCGAGAACATATGGTATGGAATGTATTGGGTTGAGGTATTTTAATGTATTTGGGCGTAGACAAGATCCCAATGGAGCCTATGCAGCAGTGATTCCCTTGTTTGTAAAGAAACTAATAGATCACGAATCACCTGTTATTAATGGAGATGGTGAGTATTCAAGAGATTTTACGTATATCAAAAACGTAGTTCAAATGAACCTACTGGCTCTTTCTGTTTCTGATAAGAGTGCTCTGAATACTGTATATAATACTGCATATGGCGAACGGACTACATTAAATCAATTAGTTGGGTATCTCAAAGAATACTTGAGTCAATACGACTCTCAAATAGCGAATATTGAAGTAATATACGGCGATAATAGGTCGGGAGATATACCTCATTCATTGGCAAGTATAGAGAAAGCCGAAAGTTTACTCGGATATCATCCGCAATATAGTATGAAACAAGGTCTCAAAGAAGCAGTCCAATGGTACTGGGAAAATCTGAAATAA